Part of the Cololabis saira isolate AMF1-May2022 chromosome 15, fColSai1.1, whole genome shotgun sequence genome, caaaaaaaaaataaatatttttaggaattataatgagaatcgatttagaatcttAGATTCGgaaagaatcgatttttttcaacacaggcctagtcccaAACAGGGCTGATACAGTCTGAGACTCCTCCCACTCCTCCAGCATGAAGCGCTGAGTCCACAGTTGAAACCACCAACAGGAATATTTAGATAACTACGTGCTGACCCACCTGCAGAGACCAGAACCACGGCAGTGAAGAGGCTCATCTCCTCGTCGCTGAGGCCCAGATTCATCAGCTTTTCGCTGAAGTCAAACATGGAGTTGAGGAGGTCCCCGGAGCCCATGGCCCTCAGAGAGTCCACGCTGTACTTCTTCCCTCCAAGAAAAGTGACGGCGCGGTCCTTCACGTCAAACAGAGAGGCGAAGCGAACGACGAGCACCTGCGAGACACAGCAGTGCCGCTTACACTCCCACACCAGATCTCAGGCGTCAGCTTCATGCagaaatacatttacaaaagggaaagaaagagcaCGTACCTCGAAGGTGCCCGCCTTCAGGAGGCTGACCTGGTCGTGCTGCGACAGGTCTCTGAAGCCGGGGATCTTTTTGGCAAACTCCACCACCTCCCGGACGGCCGGGGTGAAGCTGTGGGAGAACTCCTCCCACACCTGGTGGCCGGACTTCTGCGGGTCCACGTAGGGACACGTGTTCATGGGGCAGACCTAGGCACAGACGTCCAGACGGCGCTCAGGACAGTACAAGCTTTAAACGGACATCAGCCCGCTTCTTTTTCTGGCATTTCAATGACTAAACTCAAACATTACGCTGTCAGGCTCACACGATCATTGTTATTAACAGCAAAACAGTGAAAGAGTGCAGCCTCTTCTTGGAGATTCATGCTGAACATCAGCGCGCGTCTTACCAGGTGCATCCTGTTCCCTCCTCTCCACCCGGGGCCACCGTGGGCTCGGGGGGCCCCGCCCTTTGCGCACGgcgctccggcagctccgtggaTGTAGGTGGGACAGTGGCTGGCCGACGGGTTCTGGAAATGTCTGAACGGACACTGGTCGGGGCCGTTGTCCTCCCGGTGCTGAGGGCCGAGGATGGAGGGGGGTTTGTGCAGCGTCTCGGTGACCAGGTTGTTGTGGCGGTTCCAGGAGTCCTGGCCCTGCTCTGTCAGGAAGTGAGTGGGGGGGTTTGTGGCCCCGTTGTTCAGAGGGGGGGTGCGTGGATGCTCAGCGGTGAGGCTAATCTGCTCCTGGTTGTACATGAATGTCTCCTGGTGGGCCCGGGTCACCGAGCCGATCACCTCCTCCTCGCTGCTGTCCGAGGCGCTGGGGGAACCAGAGCTGGAGCTGGTGTCCATGGACGTGCCGGGCCGGGGGTCCGAGCTGGAGTCCGACTGGCTGGAGTGTGGCGAAGACGAGGGCGAGGAggcggagccggagccggagccggccTCCTCAGAGGTAGGTTGGGCGGGGCCGGGCGGCGGGGCCGCCCCCACGGACAGGGACTGATTCTGCAGGTGCTCGTTGTTCATCATGTTGTTCATGGCACTCTGCATCTCCAGCAGCATGCGCTGCTTCTCCCGCTTTGGAATGCGACCGAAGCGCACAGCTGAGCAGAAAATAGAGAGAACCGTTTCAGCAGAAGTCACCTTTACTGGGATGTTGGAAACGAAGGCAAATCTTTCATTTCTACCTCATTCCCTGACTGCATCACAGTGATGTTGATTTGTTTCAATAAAGAAACCACATACAACCATGTGCAAACGTTGGTATCAACGTATCCTAGTTGAGCTCAATATTAGGAAGATATAACCTCAGATTAACCTCCACACTGATATTTCCACTGTGGCTTTACTTTCCTCAACAAAAATGAactcaaaaagaaacaaaaaacaactaataCTAAGTACGCTCAAACTGGAGCATCTGGCAGGCTAACTTTAGCGTTGCCTGTCCCATCCTTGCTGCTTCAGTTCCCCGAGGGTTTTGTTCTCACGTATATTTACGGGCGTCTTCAGCTCCCAACGCAGCATTTCAGTCGGGTAGAGGTCTGGACTTCGACCAAGTCGTTCCAAAACCTTGATTCATTAACGTTTCAGGATTTCTAATGTAGATTTATTAGTGTAGTGGGGACACTGTCCCGCTGCATGACCTAATTTCAACCACAGCTGTTGGACAGCTGGTGTCACACCTGGCCGGTTCCTCCCGGTTGACTCAGAGCTCAGGTCCTGTTACCGGCCCTGAACTGCCTTCACACGGACAGAAGGCTTGATGTCCATCAGACATTGTTCCAGAGATCTTGTGGTCTGTTCAGATGCAGTTTTCAGAACCTCAGTCATTCTTCCTCATTCATTTTTTGGCAGAGCAAGTTTCTCCCAGCAAAAAAATGTGGTTGATGAACCCGACACTAAGGCTTTGTGCACGTTTCTCAACAGATAAATATAGGACTAAATTGAAAGTGTCCTTAAGAAAGGAAAACTAATAAGCTTTCTTCATAACTGTGCTATTGGAAGGACACTTTGGGTGCAGATACTCACAGTCCCGGGACATCCCCACCAGGAGGCATTTCTTGAAGCGACACTGCTGGCAGCGGTTGCGGTTGATTCTCATGATGGGACAAGTCTCATTCTTAAGGCACTTCTTGTACTGGATGTTCTGCTGGATGCTCCTCCTGAAGAAGCCCTGTGGGCCGGCACAGAGGGAGGGGCATGTTACTCCGGGGTGTCAACAGCCCTTTGCAGCTCTATAGGTCACTAAAACATCATAGTCATGTCAGCCGGACACGTGTGTTTGCGTGTCTGAGCTGCTCCCCActgttaatttttattttatttttattgatcctttatttatccaggaaagtcccattgagatacaatatctcttctgccagggagtcctggtcaagatggcagcagaaaaataaattcagtttcatataaaagaaaatacatacaaggacaagtaactttacaaaaaaataaaaaaatatcaaaacaagaaacaaaaaaacataaaacatacaaggatcagaaagctaaattcatgaattcatgacaaataatgacacttgattaaaaacaatgatattgttctgtgaaaactgattttaacataTGTTTGAACATATTAAGAGAAGGTAAATATTTCAAGTTGAGTATGTGTTGTAGCTCATTCCAAGCTTGCggtgcataaaaggaaaaggccGATTTACCAAGTCTGTTCGAGTGCTTGGGACCATATTATTTGCATTTTTAGGCCATACATAATTAGGCCACAGAGCAACATGAGGTAAGATGTGGGGGAGTGTGACGTTCCCTCAGTGCCCTGGGTGGGCGAGTGTGGTTCTCACCTTGCAGCCCTCGCAGGCGTGCACGCCGTAGTGGAAGCCGGAGGCCACGTCACCGCACACCTTACACAGGAGCACCAGGCCGTTGAGTTCTGATGGGCAGAAGAAAAACATCCATGCAGCTCAGCACGCTGTTCTGCGTATGGAAGCTATCAACATCAACTTTAAGGAACCTTTAACCAAAATAAGGTTAAAAATGCAACTTGGCAGttgcaggatattaattatgatcac contains:
- the nr1d2b gene encoding nuclear receptor subfamily 1 group D member 2b, coding for MESHKAGGVIAYIRSSSSSSSPESCHSESSNGSYQSSSPPRGSSPSGNPPAEPSLAVSSTQKSGLSSSSGRCSITKLNGLVLLCKVCGDVASGFHYGVHACEGCKGFFRRSIQQNIQYKKCLKNETCPIMRINRNRCQQCRFKKCLLVGMSRDSVRFGRIPKREKQRMLLEMQSAMNNMMNNEHLQNQSLSVGAAPPPGPAQPTSEEAGSGSGSASSPSSSPHSSQSDSSSDPRPGTSMDTSSSSGSPSASDSSEEEVIGSVTRAHQETFMYNQEQISLTAEHPRTPPLNNGATNPPTHFLTEQGQDSWNRHNNLVTETLHKPPSILGPQHREDNGPDQCPFRHFQNPSASHCPTYIHGAAGAPCAKGGAPRAHGGPGWRGGNRMHLVCPMNTCPYVDPQKSGHQVWEEFSHSFTPAVREVVEFAKKIPGFRDLSQHDQVSLLKAGTFEVLVVRFASLFDVKDRAVTFLGGKKYSVDSLRAMGSGDLLNSMFDFSEKLMNLGLSDEEMSLFTAVVLVSADRSGIENVNSVEALQETLIRALRSLITRNHPNESAIFTKLLLKLPDLRSLNNMHSEQLLGFNVHS